The genomic DNA CCGGCTGGTCGGTGCGGCAACGCCGGGAGGCCGGCCTCGGGTATATCCCCGAGGATCGCCACCGGCGGGGACTGCTGCTGCCGGCGCCGGTCTGGGAGAACAGCATCCTGGGTCACCAGACGCGGCGGCGCTTCCTGAGCTCCCGGGTATGGATCGACGATGAGGCTTCCAGGGACCATGCCGCCAACGTGGTCGAGCGCTTCGACGTGCGCACACCCGGTGTCCACACGCCCGTCCATGCCCTTTCCGGCGGCAACCAGCAGAAACTGGTGGTGGGCCGGGAACTGGCCATCGAATGCAACCCGCTGATCGCAGCCCACCCCACGAGGGGAATCGACGTCGGCTCGCAGGCCGCCGTCTGGGAGGACCTGCGCCGGGCCCGGGCGGAAGGTTTGGGACTGCTGCTGATCTCGGCCGATCTCGAGGAGCTGATCGGCCTGAGCGACACGCTCCTAGTGATGCTGCGCGGTGAGATCGTGGCCAGGCTGGATCCGGCCAGGGTCACGCCGAGGGAGTTGGGCGCCTACATGACAGGGGCAGCCGCGTGAGCTGGACCGGTGTGCGCCGTGTGGTAGGGCCGCCATTGGCCGCGGTGGGGCTGGCGCTCCTGGTGGCCGCGCTCGTTCTGGTGGTGTCCGGGGCCGACCCCCTCGTGGCCTTCGGCAACATATGGGAGTACGGCAGCCGGCTGGAGACGGTCATCGAGTCGTTCAACCGGGCCACCCCGCTCTACCTGTCGGGCATCGCCTTCGCCATCGCCATGAGGATGAACCTCTTCCAGATCGGCGTGGAGGGCCAGTACATCCTGGCGGCATTCTTCGCCGCCTACGTCGGCGCCGGCGTAGGTTCCCTGTTCCCGCCGCTCCACATAGCCATCATCCTCGTGACGGCGATGATCGTGGGTGCGGCCTGGGCCGGGCTGGCGGGCTGGATGAAGGTGACCCGGAACGTCCACGAGGTCATCTCCACCATCATGCTCAACGCCATCGCGGTGTCCGGCGTGGTGTCGTTTCTGCTGGGCCGGTGGAAGATCGAGTCGGAGTCGCTCGACACCCGCCTGGGTGACATCGCCACCACCGGTTGGTTCCCCAGCCTCAACCCTATCGTCGAGCTGGTGACCCGCGAGATCAAGCGGGTCGAGTTGACCGGGTTCATCCTCGTGGCGGCGCTGGTGGGCGTCGCGTACCACCTCATCATCAACCGCTCCCGGCTCGGATACGACCTGCGCGCCACCGGCGCCAACCCCTGGGCCGCCGAGGCGAGCGGCGTGCCGCCCAAGCGGACCATCGTCCTGGCCATGCTGCTCAGCGGGGCGGTGGCCGGGCTGGTCGGCATGGCGGACCTGCTCGGAGACCAGCAC from bacterium includes the following:
- a CDS encoding ABC transporter permease; translation: MSWTGVRRVVGPPLAAVGLALLVAALVLVVSGADPLVAFGNIWEYGSRLETVIESFNRATPLYLSGIAFAIAMRMNLFQIGVEGQYILAAFFAAYVGAGVGSLFPPLHIAIILVTAMIVGAAWAGLAGWMKVTRNVHEVISTIMLNAIAVSGVVSFLLGRWKIESESLDTRLGDIATTGWFPSLNPIVELVTREIKRVELTGFILVAALVGVAYHLIINRSRLGYDLRATGANPWAAEASGVPPKRTIVLAMLLSGAVAGLVGMADLLGDQHFYSLRFPQGLGFAGIAVALLGRNHAVGAAVAALAFGWLERASGVLEVRGDAPREIVTIMVAVIILFAVIAYALAQRRRRIEAAAAASSQVESAAGAEEADT